The Dromaius novaehollandiae isolate bDroNov1 chromosome 5, bDroNov1.hap1, whole genome shotgun sequence genome window below encodes:
- the TRAPPC6B gene encoding trafficking protein particle complex subunit 6B isoform X1, translated as MADEALFLLLHSEMVAGLYRAAEQGEGENGRCITKLENMGFRVGQGLIERFTKDTARFKDELDIMKFICKDFWTTVFKKQIDNLRTNHQGIYVLQDNKFRLLTQMSAGKQYLEHAPKYLAFTCGLIRGGLSNLGIKSIVTAEVSTMPACKFQVMIQKM; from the exons ATGGCGGATGAGGCGCTCTTCCTGCTGCTGCACAGCGAGATGGTGGCGGGGCTGTACCGAGCCGCTGAGCAGGGCGAAGGG GAGAACGGCCGGTGCATCACCAAGCTGGAGAATATGGGCTTCCGCGTGGGGCAGGGGCTCATAGAGAG GTTTACAAAAGATACTGCCAGGTTCAAGGATGAATTAGATATTATGAAGTTCATTTGCAAAGACTTTTGGACAACTGTATTCAAAAAACAAATAGATAATCTCAGGACTAATCATCAG ggtaTTTATGTACTTCAAGACAATAAATTTCGGCTCTTGACGCAAATGTCTGCAGGAAAGCAGTATTTAGAACATGCACCAAAG TATCTAGCATTTACCTGTGGACTAATCAGAGGAGGCCTATCCAATTTGGGAATAAAGAGCATTGTAACAGCTGAAGTTTCCACAATGCCTGCAT GTAAATTTCAGGTGATGATACAGAAGATGTAG
- the TRAPPC6B gene encoding trafficking protein particle complex subunit 6B isoform X2, translated as MRRSSCCCTARWWRGCTEPLSRAKGFTKDTARFKDELDIMKFICKDFWTTVFKKQIDNLRTNHQGIYVLQDNKFRLLTQMSAGKQYLEHAPKYLAFTCGLIRGGLSNLGIKSIVTAEVSTMPACKFQVMIQKM; from the exons ATGAGGCGCTCTTCCTGCTGCTGCACAGCGAGATGGTGGCGGGGCTGTACCGAGCCGCTGAGCAGGGCGAAGGG GTTTACAAAAGATACTGCCAGGTTCAAGGATGAATTAGATATTATGAAGTTCATTTGCAAAGACTTTTGGACAACTGTATTCAAAAAACAAATAGATAATCTCAGGACTAATCATCAG ggtaTTTATGTACTTCAAGACAATAAATTTCGGCTCTTGACGCAAATGTCTGCAGGAAAGCAGTATTTAGAACATGCACCAAAG TATCTAGCATTTACCTGTGGACTAATCAGAGGAGGCCTATCCAATTTGGGAATAAAGAGCATTGTAACAGCTGAAGTTTCCACAATGCCTGCAT GTAAATTTCAGGTGATGATACAGAAGATGTAG
- the GEMIN2 gene encoding gem-associated protein 2, whose amino-acid sequence MEPAVEELMPRLLPVGDCDLPEDFDPTVPPRTPQEYLRRVQIEAARCPDVVVAQIDPKKLRKKQTVNISISGCQPAPEGYSPTLKWQQQQVANFSAVRQSLNKHRNHWRSQHLDSNVTMPKSEDEEGWKKFCLGERLYSEIDTLSDNENLGIDYIKMGFPPLLSIVSRMNQATVTSVLEYLINWFGEKKFTPELGRWLYALLACLEKPLLPEAHSLIRQLARRCSEVRVLEENKNEEQVSALNLMICLVSRYFDQRDLADEPS is encoded by the exons ATGGAGCCCGCCGTGGAGGAGCTGATGCCGCGGCTGCTGCCCGTGGGTGACTGCGACCTGCCCGAGGACTTCGACCCCACGGTGCCTCCCAGGACGCCCCAGGAGTACCTCCGGCGCGTCCA gATCGAAGCAGCTCGATGCCCAGATGTGGTTGTGGCACAAATAGACCCCAAAAAATTGAGAAAGAAACAGACAGTAAACATTTCA ATTTCTGGATGTCAGCCTGCTCCTGAAGGATACTCTCCAACTCtcaagtggcagcagcagcaagtggCCAATTTCTCGGCTGTTCGTCAG AGTCTGAACAAGCACAGAAATCACTGGCGGTCACAACATTTGGATAGCAATGTTACTATG cCAAAATCGGAGGATGAAGAAGGCTGGAAAAAGTTTTGCCTGGGTGAAAGATTATACTCTGAAATAGATACACTATCTGATAATGAAAATCTAGGAATTGATTACATAAAG atgggttttcctcctttgctaAGTATTGTAAGCAGAATGAATCAG GCAACAGTAACCAGTGTCTTGGAATACCTGATAAACTGGTTTGGAGAGAAGAAATTTACTCCAGAACTG GGTAGATGGCTTTATGCACTGTTGGCATGCCTTGAAAAACCTTTGCTACCTGAAGCACATTCTCTTATTCGACAACTGGCGAGACGATGCTCTGAAGTCAGAGTACTAGAG GAGAACAAGAATGAAGAACAAGTATCAGCTTTGAACTTGATGATCTGCTTAGTTAGCAg GTACTTCGATCAACGTGATTTGGCTGATGAGCCCTCCTAG